In the genome of Terribacillus sp. FSL K6-0262, one region contains:
- a CDS encoding NAD(P)H-hydrate dehydratase, which translates to MYIVTAKEMYEVDRHAMEDIGINGSILMESAGRAIAERMKPLIGTTDRILVLCGSGNNGGDGYVVARTLLNEGYDAAAVQVGRNLTADAAVHQQVYDRLGGEVMDVEADTFRLALEKADVIVDAMLGLGIRGELKSPYTETVQAVNDSAALVIAIDLPSGVPADDASGFDEAVRADYTFVIEAPKPSAFIQKTAAYYGIWDTVSIGLPAAYLGRQAGARIWTVQDVKRSFPIRQPFSHKGTHGKGFLIGGGMEMPGSVTMSSMAALRAGAGLLTVGTLRQVIPSVSAHLAEATFTVLEGENGVIVDTETLDVSAYDGIAVGMGMGRSEATAALTRRVLEQAEVPVLVDADGLHHIKSDLEILRNRQAPTILTPHPGEMAMLLDMKVPELLERPFELARKFAIVHQVHLVLKGTYTIITAPDGSQVVNTTGNPGLGKGGSGDVLSGILLAMLMQHDDLMEAIANGVYVHGKAADVLVGDMHSQQDLLATDLMKGLAKVFRDISD; encoded by the coding sequence GTGTATATTGTCACCGCAAAGGAAATGTACGAAGTGGATCGTCATGCGATGGAGGATATCGGAATAAACGGCAGCATCCTGATGGAATCTGCTGGCCGGGCCATCGCTGAACGGATGAAACCGCTGATCGGAACCACGGACCGGATACTTGTCCTCTGTGGCTCTGGAAATAATGGCGGCGATGGATATGTGGTAGCCAGAACACTGCTGAATGAAGGATATGATGCGGCTGCCGTGCAGGTCGGGCGAAATTTGACAGCTGACGCAGCCGTGCATCAGCAAGTCTATGACCGTCTTGGCGGTGAAGTGATGGACGTTGAAGCAGATACATTCCGGCTGGCTTTGGAAAAAGCGGATGTCATCGTCGATGCAATGCTCGGCCTGGGTATCCGGGGGGAGCTGAAAAGTCCCTATACGGAAACGGTACAGGCTGTCAACGATTCGGCTGCACTTGTCATTGCGATTGATTTGCCTTCCGGTGTACCTGCGGATGATGCCTCGGGATTCGATGAGGCGGTCCGGGCGGATTATACCTTCGTCATCGAAGCGCCAAAGCCAAGTGCATTCATCCAGAAGACAGCAGCCTATTACGGGATATGGGATACCGTATCCATCGGTCTGCCAGCTGCTTATTTAGGCAGACAAGCTGGTGCCAGAATATGGACAGTACAGGACGTGAAGCGGTCATTCCCCATCCGGCAGCCTTTCTCACACAAGGGGACCCATGGCAAAGGATTCCTCATCGGAGGAGGAATGGAGATGCCGGGATCGGTTACGATGTCCAGCATGGCTGCTTTAAGAGCGGGAGCGGGTCTTCTTACCGTCGGTACATTACGCCAAGTCATTCCATCTGTCTCAGCTCACTTGGCTGAAGCGACATTCACTGTGTTGGAAGGAGAAAATGGCGTGATAGTCGATACGGAAACACTTGATGTGAGTGCATATGATGGGATCGCCGTCGGCATGGGCATGGGAAGGAGCGAAGCGACAGCAGCCTTGACCAGGCGGGTGCTGGAGCAGGCTGAGGTTCCTGTCCTGGTGGATGCAGATGGCCTTCATCATATCAAATCCGACCTGGAGATCCTGCGGAATAGGCAAGCTCCGACGATATTGACGCCGCATCCTGGAGAAATGGCGATGCTCTTGGATATGAAGGTTCCAGAGCTCCTGGAGCGCCCGTTTGAGCTCGCGAGGAAATTTGCGATTGTACATCAGGTACATCTCGTGCTGAAAGGGACGTATACGATCATTACTGCCCCTGATGGCAGCCAGGTGGTCAATACGACAGGAAACCCTGGTCTTGGGAAAGGCGGAAGCGGGGATGTACTTTCTGGTATCCTGCTGGCCATGCTGATGCAGCATGATGATCTGATGGAGGCAATCGCAAACGGAGTCTATGTCCATGGCAAAGCGGCGGATGTACTGGTCGGCGATATGCATTCGCAGCAGGATCTGCTGGCAACTGATCTCATGAAAGGACTGGCCAAGGTCTTTCGTGACATTTCCGATTGA
- the acpS gene encoding holo-ACP synthase encodes MIKGIGLDITELARIKKAIGHNERILDRILTKSEKTHYESLTSDKRKVEFAAGRFAAKEAYAKARGTGLGKLGLHDIEILPNEAGAPVLTSADQTEGELVFLSITHSDAYAAAQVIITQGE; translated from the coding sequence GTGATAAAGGGTATTGGTTTAGATATTACAGAATTAGCACGAATCAAAAAAGCGATAGGGCATAATGAACGTATCCTGGACAGGATCCTGACAAAATCAGAAAAAACGCACTATGAATCACTGACATCCGATAAACGCAAGGTGGAATTCGCAGCTGGACGTTTTGCTGCCAAGGAAGCTTATGCGAAAGCCAGAGGAACCGGATTGGGAAAACTGGGGCTCCATGATATCGAAATTTTACCCAATGAGGCTGGGGCGCCAGTGCTGACATCTGCCGACCAGACAGAGGGGGAACTGGTATTCTTGTCGATTACACATTCGGATGCATATGCCGCAGCGCAAGTCATCATCACACAGGGTGAATAG
- a CDS encoding rhomboid family intramembrane serine protease → MFRRTESFKEYLYAYPVISFIVAANLLLWLITGLFQTPVGNSLYQLGAGVNLFISGGEYWRLVTPIFLHAPGSISHVLFNCFSLVIFGPALEQMLGKLKFSLFYLLTGIIGNTVTYILDPYSFVSHIGASGAIYGLFGSYLFMVYFRKHLIDPGNAQLILIIFIVGIIMSLFSANINLTAHLAGAAAGFVLAPLFLVKAQPFSIYRNKRPRQGDDEAGFDPDRWKKRPYGRRTNKKLILWIVIAVLVLIGIYDYMN, encoded by the coding sequence TTGTTCCGCAGGACCGAAAGCTTTAAAGAATATTTATATGCTTATCCTGTTATCAGCTTTATCGTGGCAGCCAATCTGCTGCTTTGGCTCATAACCGGACTGTTTCAGACGCCAGTCGGGAACAGCCTGTATCAATTAGGAGCAGGCGTAAATCTATTTATCTCGGGCGGGGAATACTGGCGTCTCGTCACTCCGATTTTCCTGCACGCCCCCGGCAGCATCTCGCACGTGCTTTTCAACTGTTTTTCCCTGGTGATCTTCGGACCTGCCCTTGAGCAAATGCTGGGAAAGCTGAAATTCAGCTTGTTTTACCTGCTTACGGGAATCATCGGTAATACCGTTACGTATATACTGGATCCTTATAGCTTCGTGAGTCATATCGGTGCCTCCGGTGCAATCTATGGATTGTTCGGAAGTTATCTGTTCATGGTTTATTTCCGCAAGCATTTGATCGATCCAGGAAATGCACAATTGATACTCATCATTTTTATTGTCGGTATCATCATGTCCCTATTTTCCGCAAATATAAACCTCACCGCCCATCTGGCGGGAGCTGCGGCGGGATTTGTACTGGCACCGCTCTTCCTTGTCAAAGCACAGCCATTCTCGATCTACCGGAACAAACGCCCCCGCCAGGGTGATGACGAGGCGGGATTTGATCCAGACCGCTGGAAAAAGCGTCCGTATGGCAGACGTACCAATAAAAAGCTGATCCTCTGGATTGTCATTGCAGTCTTGGTGCTGATCGGAATTTACGACTATATGAATTGA
- a CDS encoding PH domain-containing protein, with amino-acid sequence MSEPKRMHPISIVLRMLKLIKDAIVPLVIAFIALLRELTELFWWSPYALIGIVLLLDGLFAFLYWYRFTYRMEQDELRIESGIFVRKKRYISKHRIHSVNTSANIFHRLFGLVKLEVQTAGGGKEAEGVIPALSKSDAAAIQQFVKRKEQDTVLENAEDTQLSEHRVSCRLSFRRLLAAAATSGGTGIIFGFLFAITQQADNVMDINIYSFFYHWLLKQSLLLSILFAAGSLAVTWMVAMVGTILKYCSFEITKQGNELFIQRGLLERKEMTIPLHRIQALKVEENIFRQPFGLLAVSVEIAGGEAGKDQKSVSTVLFPLLRRKELRDFLDAMLPEYVVGTAYRKPPKRALMRYLFLPAAISILITGVLIYFFGGYGLFALPLVVLSILFGVLDHRDAGVSWTQGMLTMRYRELTRVTVHSHRKKVQSFHESQHYFQSKKQLGTLKIAVASGGAAGSSFKVKHLDEKDADEAYDWYSFRSPKRTAQ; translated from the coding sequence ATGTCTGAACCGAAACGGATGCATCCGATCAGCATCGTCCTCCGGATGCTGAAGCTTATCAAGGATGCCATTGTTCCGCTGGTCATTGCTTTCATCGCATTATTAAGGGAATTGACGGAATTATTTTGGTGGAGTCCTTATGCACTTATCGGAATCGTATTGCTTTTGGATGGCTTGTTTGCCTTTTTGTATTGGTACCGTTTTACGTATCGGATGGAACAAGATGAACTTCGCATTGAGTCTGGGATCTTTGTCCGGAAAAAAAGATATATTTCCAAACATCGCATCCATTCTGTGAATACAAGTGCCAATATCTTTCACAGATTATTTGGTTTGGTGAAGCTGGAAGTACAGACAGCAGGCGGGGGGAAAGAAGCCGAGGGAGTGATCCCGGCTCTTTCCAAATCGGATGCAGCAGCAATCCAGCAATTCGTCAAAAGAAAAGAGCAAGATACTGTGCTTGAAAATGCAGAGGATACACAGCTTTCAGAGCATAGAGTGAGCTGCCGGCTCAGTTTCCGGCGTTTGTTGGCAGCTGCTGCCACATCGGGCGGTACAGGGATCATCTTTGGTTTTCTATTTGCAATCACACAGCAAGCTGACAATGTCATGGATATCAACATCTATTCTTTCTTCTATCACTGGCTGCTGAAGCAAAGTCTGCTTTTGTCCATCCTTTTTGCGGCCGGCAGTTTGGCAGTCACTTGGATGGTGGCGATGGTCGGTACCATACTGAAATACTGTTCCTTTGAAATAACGAAACAAGGGAATGAGCTTTTCATCCAAAGAGGGCTTTTGGAACGAAAGGAAATGACCATCCCATTGCACAGGATACAGGCACTGAAAGTGGAAGAGAATATATTCCGTCAGCCATTCGGGCTGCTGGCGGTCAGTGTGGAAATAGCAGGTGGGGAAGCTGGTAAGGATCAAAAGAGTGTTTCCACTGTTTTATTCCCGCTGCTTAGACGAAAAGAGCTTCGTGATTTTTTGGATGCCATGCTGCCTGAATATGTAGTCGGGACCGCTTATCGGAAACCGCCGAAGCGGGCTTTGATGAGGTATCTATTCCTGCCGGCAGCAATATCCATTCTTATCACGGGTGTGCTCATTTATTTCTTCGGCGGATATGGGCTATTTGCTCTTCCGCTCGTAGTGCTGTCCATCCTATTCGGTGTCTTGGACCATCGGGATGCAGGAGTATCATGGACGCAGGGTATGCTGACCATGCGTTATCGTGAACTGACACGTGTCACTGTTCATTCGCATCGCAAAAAGGTGCAGTCCTTCCATGAATCCCAGCATTACTTCCAATCAAAGAAGCAGCTTGGGACTTTGAAGATAGCAGTCGCATCGGGAGGTGCTGCAGGAAGCAGCTTTAAAGTAAAGCATTTGGATGAGAAGGATGCAGATGAGGCCTATGATTGGTATTCCTTCCGAAGCCCAAAAAGAACCGCACAGTAA
- a CDS encoding PH domain-containing protein has protein sequence MKAQPRNRIASSAKKVWRINASLYMLLVVIAAGVVTYFQDAWSIPDLVLYIGWGVIIAALFFFIWLLPAVRWKRWRYEVFEQEIYIQSGIFIVTQTIIPMIRVQHVDTEQGPILKKFGLATVSVSTAATTHQIPALALEEALELRDRIGVLARVEEEDV, from the coding sequence ATGAAGGCACAGCCGCGCAATAGAATTGCATCAAGCGCGAAGAAGGTTTGGAGGATAAATGCGAGTCTGTATATGCTGCTTGTGGTCATTGCGGCAGGAGTCGTCACATATTTTCAAGATGCCTGGTCCATACCGGATTTGGTCCTGTATATTGGATGGGGTGTGATCATCGCTGCTTTATTCTTTTTTATCTGGCTGCTTCCGGCAGTTCGGTGGAAGAGATGGCGTTATGAGGTGTTTGAGCAGGAAATATACATACAAAGCGGTATTTTCATTGTCACGCAGACAATTATACCGATGATCCGGGTGCAGCATGTCGATACGGAGCAAGGTCCGATACTCAAGAAATTCGGTTTGGCTACGGTATCTGTCTCGACAGCTGCAACCACTCATCAAATACCAGCTCTCGCTTTGGAGGAAGCGCTGGAGCTGCGGGATAGGATCGGAGTGCTTGCTCGCGTGGAGGAAGAAGATGTCTGA
- a CDS encoding DEAD/DEAH box helicase produces MTTFSSLGISEPILKALDKMGFEEATPIQAETIPFALEGKDVLGQAQTGTGKTAAFGIPMISKIDRSKRQIQGLVIAPTRELAIQVGEELHRLGQFKGIRTLPVYGGQHMDRQIRSLREGPHIVVATPGRLLDHIRRKTINISNVHTAVLDEADEMLNMGFIDDIREILASIPEERQTLLFSATMPREIRDIGTKLMKDPTEVKVKAKEMTVTNIDQSYIEIQERQKFDTLSNLLDIDEPTLAIVFGRTKKRVDEVTEGLQARGFRAEGIHGDLTQGKRMSVLNKFKNGRVEILVATDVAARGLDISNVTHVYNFDIPQDPESYVHRIGRTGRAGKGGQAVSFITPREVPHLHLIEKTTKSKIARKPAPTNDEAAQGQQQIAIEKMMRTIENKDLKAYNEKANELIEQFGAETVVAAALKMLTKERRNTPVRITSLAPVSVKGSFKDKKKYRGGSRGGNGDRRGYGGRNGKPRSRNYQGQGKRNNSGGYRGKRNNDN; encoded by the coding sequence TTGACAACATTTAGTTCATTAGGTATTTCGGAACCAATTTTGAAAGCATTAGATAAGATGGGATTTGAAGAGGCGACACCGATCCAAGCCGAAACGATTCCTTTCGCTTTGGAAGGAAAAGACGTACTAGGTCAAGCGCAGACTGGTACTGGTAAAACAGCTGCCTTCGGTATTCCGATGATCAGCAAAATCGATCGCTCCAAGCGTCAGATCCAAGGCCTGGTAATTGCACCAACGCGTGAGCTTGCCATCCAGGTCGGAGAAGAGCTCCACCGCCTTGGCCAATTCAAGGGCATCCGTACGCTGCCGGTTTATGGCGGTCAGCATATGGACCGTCAGATCCGTTCATTAAGAGAAGGTCCGCATATCGTCGTTGCGACACCTGGTCGACTGCTTGACCATATCCGCCGCAAAACAATCAATATCAGCAATGTACACACTGCTGTATTGGATGAAGCAGACGAAATGCTGAACATGGGCTTCATCGATGATATCCGTGAAATCCTTGCATCGATCCCGGAAGAGCGCCAGACATTGCTCTTCAGTGCGACAATGCCGAGGGAAATCCGTGATATCGGTACAAAATTGATGAAAGACCCTACGGAAGTCAAAGTAAAAGCAAAAGAGATGACTGTGACGAACATCGACCAGTCTTACATCGAAATTCAGGAAAGACAGAAATTCGATACACTTTCCAATTTGCTTGATATCGATGAGCCGACATTGGCAATCGTATTCGGCAGAACGAAGAAACGTGTTGATGAAGTGACGGAAGGATTGCAGGCTCGCGGATTCCGCGCAGAAGGCATCCATGGCGATCTTACACAAGGCAAGCGTATGTCCGTGTTGAACAAATTCAAAAATGGCCGAGTGGAAATCTTGGTAGCAACTGATGTTGCTGCCCGCGGTCTTGATATCTCCAACGTTACACATGTATATAACTTTGATATTCCGCAGGATCCGGAAAGTTACGTACACCGCATCGGACGTACAGGACGTGCTGGTAAAGGCGGACAAGCAGTCTCCTTCATCACGCCGAGAGAAGTCCCGCACTTGCATTTGATCGAAAAAACGACAAAGAGCAAGATTGCTCGTAAACCAGCTCCGACAAATGATGAAGCTGCCCAAGGACAGCAGCAGATTGCGATCGAGAAAATGATGCGCACGATCGAAAACAAGGATCTGAAAGCATACAACGAGAAAGCGAACGAGCTGATCGAGCAGTTCGGAGCAGAAACAGTCGTTGCAGCTGCACTGAAAATGCTGACAAAAGAGCGTCGTAATACACCGGTCCGTATTACTTCCCTTGCTCCTGTCAGTGTGAAAGGCAGTTTCAAGGATAAGAAGAAATATCGCGGTGGTTCCCGCGGCGGTAACGGCGACAGACGCGGTTATGGCGGTCGCAATGGTAAGCCTCGCAGCCGCAATTATCAAGGTCAAGGCAAACGCAATAACAGCGGCGGCTACCGCGGCAAACGCAATAACGATAATTGA
- a CDS encoding alpha/beta fold hydrolase — MTGILCIHGFTGGTYEVEPLTEYLMNHTDWKVEKVALPGHGTTDELSLRGVGHREWIEAAEGAYERLAQECSQIYVIGFSMGGMIASHLAAKYGADKLVLLSASGKYLNWKLLTLEAWQYMKKQMSGDVIEDLNLLRKEKRGKVPLRAFLEFKKCVDYTKKSLPAVSCPVFIVQGIQDSLVPYRTVKYLHKHLGSENQKMVLFDESKHLICLGPDIDQICTQVEEFLLEA; from the coding sequence ATGACAGGAATATTGTGTATACATGGCTTCACTGGCGGCACATATGAAGTGGAGCCTTTGACTGAGTATTTGATGAATCATACTGATTGGAAAGTCGAGAAGGTTGCTTTACCTGGCCACGGGACCACTGATGAGCTATCCTTGCGCGGAGTCGGGCACAGGGAATGGATAGAGGCTGCAGAAGGGGCATATGAACGGCTGGCGCAGGAATGCTCGCAGATCTACGTCATCGGTTTCTCGATGGGCGGGATGATTGCTTCCCACTTAGCTGCAAAATATGGTGCAGACAAGCTTGTGCTGCTGTCAGCTTCAGGGAAGTACCTGAACTGGAAGCTGCTCACGCTGGAGGCTTGGCAATATATGAAGAAGCAGATGAGCGGTGATGTCATCGAGGATTTGAATTTACTCCGGAAAGAAAAGAGGGGCAAGGTTCCGTTGCGGGCATTCTTGGAATTCAAGAAGTGTGTGGATTATACGAAGAAATCATTGCCTGCTGTCTCTTGTCCGGTTTTCATCGTACAGGGAATCCAGGATAGCCTGGTGCCATATCGGACCGTCAAGTATCTGCACAAGCATCTAGGTTCTGAAAATCAGAAGATGGTTCTTTTCGATGAATCGAAGCACTTGATCTGCCTCGGTCCGGATATCGACCAGATCTGCACACAAGTGGAGGAATTCCTGCTTGAGGCGTGA
- a CDS encoding YppG family protein, translating into MYYYNTAEPRSHMQQQQMSDGRQRYYYEPIYQTEPQERYDMMYNHDWMQANENVGDTNRQAGPYTYNPFPPEHFTQWGGWQQQGQPPQQVTPYDYFKKPPLAPYWHAFAQPPNVYQPKQQSQLTKGLASYFQDKNGQMDINKMMSTVGQMASTVQQVSPIVKSLGSFLKILK; encoded by the coding sequence ATGTATTATTATAATACGGCAGAGCCACGCTCCCATATGCAGCAACAACAGATGAGCGATGGCCGGCAGCGCTATTATTACGAACCAATTTATCAAACCGAGCCCCAAGAGCGATATGATATGATGTACAATCATGATTGGATGCAAGCGAATGAAAATGTTGGTGATACTAACAGGCAGGCAGGTCCTTATACTTATAATCCTTTTCCGCCCGAGCACTTCACTCAGTGGGGGGGATGGCAGCAGCAAGGGCAGCCGCCGCAGCAGGTGACACCTTATGATTATTTTAAGAAACCGCCTCTTGCGCCGTACTGGCATGCCTTCGCGCAGCCGCCGAATGTCTATCAGCCAAAGCAGCAATCACAGCTGACGAAAGGCCTGGCATCTTATTTTCAGGATAAGAATGGTCAAATGGATATCAATAAGATGATGTCGACTGTCGGACAAATGGCATCGACAGTTCAGCAAGTATCCCCTATCGTCAAATCACTTGGTTCATTTTTGAAGATATTGAAATAA
- a CDS encoding SDR family oxidoreductase encodes MNMPKDPKTQYYHDTFPQQLQDPPGLQKDMEPKPDCGEESYKGSGKLIGRKALVTGGDSGIGRAAAIAYAREGADVAINYLPQEQPDAEEVKELIEAEGRKAVLIPGDLKNERFNYKLVEEAVEELGGLDILALVAGKQQAVEDIADLTTEQLKSTFETNVYPLYWLTKAALPHLPAGSSIITTTSVEGFDPSPMLLDYAATKSTIIGFTKGLAKQIADKGIRVNSVAPGPIWTPLQISGGQLQDNIPEFGSSTPATPIGRAGQPVELSSVYVFLASEESSYVTAQVYSITGGIPTA; translated from the coding sequence ATGAATATGCCAAAGGATCCAAAAACACAATACTATCACGATACTTTCCCCCAACAATTACAAGACCCTCCCGGCCTGCAGAAGGATATGGAGCCAAAGCCTGATTGCGGGGAAGAAAGCTATAAAGGCTCCGGTAAACTGATCGGCCGAAAAGCACTGGTTACAGGCGGTGACTCCGGCATCGGCCGTGCAGCTGCGATTGCATACGCCAGGGAAGGTGCTGATGTTGCCATCAACTACCTTCCCCAGGAGCAGCCTGATGCCGAGGAAGTGAAGGAATTGATCGAGGCAGAAGGCAGAAAAGCCGTACTCATTCCCGGGGATCTTAAAAACGAAAGATTCAATTATAAGCTGGTAGAAGAAGCTGTCGAAGAATTAGGCGGATTGGATATCCTTGCGCTTGTCGCCGGTAAGCAGCAGGCCGTCGAGGACATCGCCGACCTGACTACCGAACAGCTCAAATCAACATTCGAGACCAATGTCTATCCGCTGTACTGGCTGACAAAAGCCGCTCTTCCGCATCTGCCAGCGGGATCTTCCATCATCACGACGACTTCCGTGGAAGGCTTCGATCCTTCTCCGATGCTCTTGGATTATGCGGCAACCAAGAGCACGATCATCGGATTCACAAAGGGGCTGGCCAAACAAATCGCTGATAAGGGCATCCGGGTGAACTCTGTTGCACCTGGTCCGATTTGGACTCCTCTCCAGATTTCCGGCGGACAGCTGCAGGATAATATCCCTGAGTTCGGCTCCAGCACACCAGCCACACCTATCGGCCGCGCCGGACAGCCGGTCGAATTGTCCAGCGTCTATGTATTCCTTGCTTCCGAGGAATCTAGTTACGTAACGGCACAAGTGTACAGCATCACCGGCGGGATTCCTACAGCATAA
- a CDS encoding ABC-F family ATP-binding cassette domain-containing protein, whose product MLITLKDVKKIMGGNILFEKLNLELKPGEKLGLVGRNGSGKSTIFKLIVGMEACDDGQVFIRKQAKIGYLEQIPGGHEGTVKDYLMGAFEELAVLQEKMRKLEEQMLDPDKLDKALAAYGEIQTAFSEAGGYEMDARIARTANGLHIAHLLQEPFTRLSGGEKTKVGLAFVLLQQPDLLLLDEPTNHLDLSAIEWLESFLANYAGAVCIISHDQYFLDATVSRIADLEDGEVTVYTGNFTSYLKQKEAKLLQEFEAYKEQQKKIKKMKETIKRLKLWANQANPPNEGLHKRARNMERALERMEKLSRPNIDPAKMKLKLAADERSGEDVIRLESIGKRFGGREVLRDITLHLRYKERLAIVGDNGSGKSTLVKIVLGCLEADGGSVKVGSSVRIGYLPQHPLGDADPAMRMIDYFRAVISVTEAQARHMLAAFLFYGYAVFQPIGRLSGGERMRLKLAIFMHQGINLLILDEPTNHLDLESREVLEEALGRFDGTVLGISHDRHLLNTCFDQTAYLEEGVLHRHPGNYEQTKGRWKR is encoded by the coding sequence ATGTTGATTACACTGAAGGATGTCAAAAAAATCATGGGCGGCAACATATTGTTTGAAAAGCTCAACCTGGAGCTGAAACCAGGGGAAAAGCTAGGTTTGGTAGGAAGGAATGGCAGCGGCAAATCAACTATTTTCAAATTGATCGTCGGTATGGAAGCTTGTGACGATGGGCAGGTATTCATACGCAAGCAAGCAAAGATTGGCTACTTGGAACAAATTCCTGGCGGGCATGAAGGGACAGTCAAGGATTACTTGATGGGGGCATTTGAGGAACTGGCTGTCCTGCAGGAGAAAATGAGGAAGTTGGAGGAGCAGATGCTGGATCCGGACAAATTGGATAAAGCATTGGCGGCTTATGGAGAAATACAGACAGCTTTTTCAGAAGCTGGCGGCTATGAAATGGATGCTCGGATTGCGCGGACAGCAAATGGCTTGCATATTGCCCATTTACTCCAGGAGCCTTTCACCCGTCTCAGCGGAGGGGAAAAAACAAAAGTTGGTTTGGCATTTGTACTTCTGCAGCAGCCTGATTTACTGCTGCTGGATGAACCGACGAACCACCTTGATTTGTCCGCGATCGAGTGGCTGGAAAGCTTCCTCGCAAATTACGCGGGAGCCGTATGCATCATTTCGCATGATCAATATTTTCTGGATGCAACAGTCTCGCGAATCGCTGATTTGGAGGATGGGGAAGTGACTGTCTATACTGGCAATTTCACATCCTATCTGAAACAAAAAGAAGCGAAGCTGCTGCAGGAATTCGAAGCATACAAAGAACAGCAGAAAAAAATCAAGAAGATGAAGGAAACAATCAAGCGCCTGAAGCTGTGGGCGAATCAGGCGAATCCGCCCAATGAAGGGCTGCATAAGCGCGCCCGTAATATGGAAAGGGCGCTGGAGAGGATGGAGAAGCTATCCAGGCCGAATATTGATCCGGCTAAAATGAAACTCAAGCTTGCTGCCGATGAGCGCAGCGGGGAGGATGTCATCCGCTTGGAATCCATAGGCAAGCGTTTTGGCGGCAGGGAAGTGCTGCGGGATATCACACTGCATCTACGCTATAAAGAAAGATTGGCCATTGTCGGCGATAACGGTAGCGGCAAATCAACTTTGGTCAAGATCGTTCTTGGCTGCTTGGAGGCCGATGGCGGAAGTGTCAAAGTCGGAAGCTCGGTGCGGATAGGGTATTTGCCTCAGCATCCTTTGGGGGATGCTGATCCAGCCATGCGGATGATCGATTACTTCCGGGCGGTCATTTCTGTGACAGAAGCCCAAGCGAGACATATGCTGGCAGCCTTCCTGTTTTATGGCTATGCTGTATTCCAGCCGATCGGGCGATTGAGCGGCGGAGAAAGAATGCGGCTGAAGCTGGCGATTTTCATGCATCAAGGAATCAATCTGCTTATCCTGGATGAACCGACAAACCATTTGGATTTGGAATCCAGGGAAGTGTTGGAGGAGGCGCTGGGGCGTTTCGACGGGACAGTGCTGGGTATCAGCCATGATCGGCATCTTTTGAATACATGCTTTGATCAGACAGCTTACCTGGAGGAGGGGGTGCTGCATCGCCATCCTGGTAATTATGAACAGACGAAAGGCCGTTGGAAAAGATAA
- a CDS encoding YegS/Rv2252/BmrU family lipid kinase produces the protein MQTFNRAIYLVNGNMDDAQIEQELNQTLPKLAASIKQLKIIQTNDLEELVSCSREAAEHIDLLIIHGGDGTIHQVINSIAPLPKRPTVAIIPGGTCNDFSRMLGLPQNLKKAAAVIADGKTASIDLGQYEDSYFLNFWGVGLIADASNNIDEDQKARLGVLSYFISTMRTVNQAEPFAFEMEIDGARLAGEAVMILVMNGRFIGTREFAGPDIRPDDGKLHVIFVKNSNLTSFKELLQIKQDKTVLSDLTEVDILEAEKIRFHSPAGKPIDMDGEVYRETLGEVKILPGHLDMIIGE, from the coding sequence ATGCAAACTTTCAACCGTGCAATATACTTAGTGAATGGGAATATGGATGATGCCCAAATCGAACAGGAACTTAACCAGACGCTGCCGAAGCTTGCAGCATCGATCAAGCAGCTGAAAATCATCCAAACGAATGATCTGGAGGAATTGGTAAGCTGCAGCCGGGAGGCGGCGGAGCATATCGATCTGTTGATCATCCATGGCGGTGACGGTACCATCCATCAAGTGATCAATAGCATTGCGCCTTTACCTAAGCGGCCTACAGTTGCAATCATCCCCGGCGGTACATGCAATGATTTCAGCCGCATGCTTGGCCTTCCGCAAAACTTAAAGAAAGCAGCAGCTGTAATCGCCGACGGAAAGACTGCATCAATAGACCTCGGTCAGTATGAGGATTCGTACTTCTTGAATTTCTGGGGAGTGGGGCTGATTGCCGATGCATCGAATAATATCGATGAAGATCAGAAAGCGCGCTTAGGAGTGCTTTCCTATTTTATCAGTACAATGCGGACGGTTAATCAGGCAGAACCATTTGCATTTGAAATGGAAATCGATGGAGCGAGATTGGCAGGAGAAGCAGTCATGATCCTAGTGATGAATGGCCGTTTTATCGGCACAAGAGAGTTCGCAGGACCGGATATCAGGCCTGATGATGGCAAACTCCATGTAATATTCGTAAAGAATTCCAATCTTACCAGCTTTAAAGAACTGCTCCAGATTAAGCAGGATAAGACGGTGCTTTCAGATTTGACGGAGGTAGATATTCTGGAAGCAGAAAAAATCCGCTTTCATTCTCCAGCCGGCAAGCCTATCGATATGGACGGAGAGGTTTATCGGGAAACACTTGGGGAAGTGAAAATACTACCTGGACACCTTGATATGATAATCGGAGAATAG